A region of Curvibacter sp. AEP1-3 DNA encodes the following proteins:
- a CDS encoding MFS transporter: MHSKEDATPLTRFQVVLVILALACGGFGIGTGEFAIMGLLPDVAATFQVSTPQAGYVISAYALGVVVGAPLIAIAGAKASRRSLLLILMSVFTVGNLASALAPDFLSFTVLRFLTGLPHGAYFGVSALVAASLVPVQMRAQAVGYVMMGLTVATLLGTPVMAFFGQSLNWRVLFLSVGAIGALTVTLIWLYLPRDKPTEGAGVMRELVAFTHPQVLLTLTLAATGFGGMFSIFSYIAGTATEVAHMPAGMIPVIMALFGVGMNVGNVVGSKLADIALMGTIGVMLVFNIVVMSLFSLTAGSPWMLCTCTFLIGCTFAAGPAIQTRLMDVAADGQTLAAASLHSAFNVANALGAWLGGLVIAFGYGYAATGYVGAVLSFFGLFVFAASVMLERRSSLALSQA; this comes from the coding sequence ATGCATTCAAAAGAAGACGCCACCCCGTTGACACGGTTTCAGGTGGTATTGGTCATCCTCGCACTGGCTTGCGGAGGCTTCGGTATAGGTACGGGTGAATTCGCCATCATGGGTTTGCTGCCGGATGTGGCCGCCACGTTTCAGGTCAGCACGCCGCAGGCGGGTTATGTCATCAGCGCTTACGCCTTGGGTGTGGTGGTGGGGGCGCCGCTGATTGCGATTGCCGGCGCCAAGGCGTCGCGCCGTTCGCTGTTGCTGATTCTGATGTCGGTGTTCACCGTGGGCAATCTGGCCAGTGCATTGGCGCCGGATTTCCTGAGCTTTACGGTGCTGCGGTTTCTGACAGGGCTACCGCACGGTGCGTACTTCGGCGTTTCGGCGCTGGTGGCTGCCTCGCTAGTGCCAGTGCAGATGCGCGCACAGGCGGTGGGCTACGTGATGATGGGCCTCACCGTCGCGACTCTCCTGGGCACGCCGGTGATGGCGTTTTTCGGGCAATCGTTGAACTGGCGGGTGCTGTTCCTTTCGGTGGGTGCGATCGGCGCGCTCACCGTCACACTCATCTGGCTTTATCTGCCGCGCGACAAGCCCACCGAGGGCGCGGGTGTCATGCGTGAGCTGGTGGCGTTCACCCATCCCCAAGTCTTGCTGACCCTCACCTTGGCGGCAACCGGTTTCGGCGGCATGTTCTCCATCTTTTCGTATATCGCCGGGACCGCTACCGAGGTGGCACACATGCCCGCGGGCATGATTCCGGTGATCATGGCTTTGTTCGGTGTGGGCATGAATGTGGGCAATGTGGTCGGTTCCAAGTTGGCAGACATTGCCTTGATGGGCACCATAGGCGTCATGCTGGTGTTCAACATCGTGGTGATGAGCTTGTTCAGCCTGACAGCAGGTTCACCCTGGATGCTGTGCACCTGCACGTTTTTGATCGGCTGCACTTTCGCCGCCGGCCCGGCCATCCAAACCCGCTTGATGGATGTGGCTGCCGATGGCCAGACGCTGGCCGCAGCTTCTTTGCACTCCGCATTCAATGTGGCCAACGCGTTGGGTGCCTGGCTGGGCGGCTTGGTGATTGCCTTTGGTTACGGCTACGCCGCCACCGGCTATGTGGGCGC